The Aspergillus fumigatus Af293 chromosome 3, whole genome shotgun sequence region tcCTTACCTTCACAAACGAATTATAGAAGGTCCCTCGGTAATCCTCGAATCTTCTGGCTGTCCACGAGAAATGTAGGACGACAGGTATCTGAGGGAAATACCGGGAAAGCAAAAGACATGATCTCCAGGCTTGGGCCAACGGTCGCCCAGGGCAGTTGGGAAATGTTGGCGGGTGCTGGATTGTACGTTATTAAGAAAGTCTTGGACGGTGAGAGATGAAGAGCGGATCAAAAAGGACTACTTGTACGATAGAATGATGGATGCTAATCACGAAACCTCGCACAAATAAAAGCAGAGGTTAAGGACAACAGCACCTGCCTCTTTTGCTATATGCTTGCTTGCTCGTTGCCTTGAAATCAAGGCACTGCCTCTCGTGCTGCTTCCAGACTCGCGCCTCTTTTCGTAACTCTCTCTCGTTCAACCATTTGTTCCCTTCATCCCTCTTCACTTTGGAATCAAATATGTCTTACGAGTGATTTCCAGCCGTCGCTATTTGACTTGAATGGAATATTCGCTTATATTCACTTAACTCCAGTCCACGACCAAAAAGACGCAATAATTACTATCTTGTTGGAATCCTGTTATGTCTGGTGCTGGGGACAAACTACAACCAGACAGGTATCTACGAGTGGAGACGACAGATCAAATGAGGAGAGAAATAAATCAGAGCCTCAGACATGGGAGAGCTGCAACCCAGACCGGTGGTGTCTCAAGCCGCCAATTGACTGACATGATACAGGGGCACGTGAAATGCGAGAAATATCTATCGTTGGAGCGGTTGGCAATTCTGCGATCTTCAAATATTTAGCCATTGTCCATCGACGTCCTCAGCAAGTTTTCCCCGCCATCGTATTGCATGCTCACGCTCATTCTATAATCCATGGGAACAAACTAGTCCTCGAAAGTATCTGATCACTTTGCTACAAAGGAAAACCCAACAGACCATGACACAGACATACCCTATCAAAAGTCGTAGGGACGATGAACGTCTTGTCCGCGAATGGGGCTTCAAACACGTCTTTACCTGGACTGATGGAAGGTACTGCCGGCTTATACAtttgcatcttctttttATATTTGAGATGTCAATACTCCGGAGTCGTTTACTGATTCTTGGAATAGCAACGCTTACTACCCCCCACATAGTCATAGCGGCTTGACGACGCATCTCATCCGACGGGGCACTCTTACCATCACATATCCGGACGATAACTCCAAATTGCACAATGGAGAAGTCAAGAAAGAGACGTTTGGAGTGGGCGCAAGGATCGATGTGCCCGCTGGTAAGCTACATGAGGTGTGGAttggagaggatggctgcGAATATGTTATCGGGGAGTAGACTTTCGATCAGCTTTTGATGGATCTCTACATAATCATCAGCATTACACGAAACCGTGAGCTTTTTATTGAGGTATTTCTGAGCTATTTCAGGCCGTCATGGAGGGTTCAAGGTCTATTGAAGAAGGCACAGCACTCCAACACAAGCCAGCAGGACCTCCTTCTTCCCAGCACCTAATACACGAATCTAAAGTCGAGTCTGTCGCAATGTCAGCTGAGTCGGAAAATCGAAGTCTTGTACCAGACAAACCTCTTATTCCCCAGATCCTTATTCGCAGAAAGATATTCCTCCCTTTCCGCGCTAGACATGGCGTTCCACTTTTGTGCTTTTGTTCTATCGACACACGACACAGATTAAtttttgaagccatcttTTGAAacatggaaaagaaaaaacgTACTTGTTTCGCCATTCATAGTAGAACCGAGCCACAACGAAGAGAACCAAGCTGTATACCGCCAAGGCAATGAGCACCTTGTTACCGGTCCGGTAATACGGTTTGTCATTTTCGCGATAGATCTGAGCATCGTTAATAGGATATAGACACTCGTGTCTGACCCAGCCGGACACCTACATTGTTGGCAATGATATTCGAGGTCTGCACCATCATGTTATACAGCGCGCTGGCAACCGTTCGTGTCCGCACTGTTCCTGCGTTCCTCGAGGTCATGGCCACAATAATCGCATGGATATACGGCGCCCCAAGAAGAAGTATCAAAATGACCCATCGGGCCCAGGGACTGGCCTCGGCGGGCAACACCTCCAGAGCAATCAGCAGAACCAGACACCAGACTTCCGCCACGACACCCAAGAGGAACCGAACATTGAACCGCTCCGAGATCCAAGTCCAGAAGAGCAGgttggcgatgaagatcgcGTACGCCGGGATAGTCAGGAGATTCGTCTCGAAGGTCTTGAACCCGAGCGACTTGAGCTGCAGCGTGATGTAGCTCGTCGCCGGCGTGTTGGGGATCAGCCACGtcagacccagcagataGATGATCCACATGTCGTAGTCGCCGAGCGCCTGCCAGAGCATCTTGGGGGTGATGGCTTGTCGGTTATGCATGCCGCCTTTGCTGGGGTCGTCGCGCAGGACTCTGTTCACGAGGATCTTTTCCTCGTGCTCGTTGAACCACCCGTTCTTTCCGCGAAAGCCGCCTTTCGTCTGTGTCGGGGACGCAGGCATCCAGAATGCGGCGATGATGCCGATAATTCCTGTAATGAGGCCTTCGAAGGCGAAGAGGTAGCGCCAGCCGCCTTTGCCGTCGCTGTCGCGGATGTGGAGGAAGCCGAAGGCGAGGAATGCGCCTACGATGGCGGTGGCTTCGTACGAGACCCAGAAGTAGCTCAGGCGGATGGGCAGCTCCTTGGACTTGTAccagaaggagaggaagaggatcGTGTCGGGAATGCTATGGGGGGGTAAAAAGTCAGTCTTATGGGACCGGTGGCTTAGAGCTCAACGTACAATCCGCCCTCGAATAATCCAAGAAGCGCTCGACAAGCGAAATACGCgctcttgcccttgatgagAGACTGGAAAGCGGCGATCAAACTCCAGCAGACCATCTGAATGGGGATCCAGCGATCCGGCCCGAGTGCCTTGGAGATGAGCTGCGAGGGCAGTTCCGCGAAcaggaaacagaggaagaagatcgtcTGTCCGGTGTTGTAGTCATTCGTGTTCATCCCCAGGTCGCCCAGCATATTGTCGGACAGTGCCTGGACGACATTGCCTCGATCCAGCTGGAGCGCGAAGAACGTCACACATGCAAATGTGCAGACGCGCAGATCAATCTGCCTCGTCAGTACTGTTTGTAAAGACTAAACTGAGTTTGGAGTACCTTTCTTATCaatctcttctcctcttcttcggtccACTCGAAATCGGGATCCCAGCGGTGGATACCTTCATAGGTCGGAATTGGCTTGTAATACCGCGGGTCTTCAGAGGTATCAAATGCGGAATCTGCATTTTTGTATCGTCGGGGCTCATCACTTGACAATGAAGATGTAGACGCCTCTGCTGCGACGGATTTCGGGAACGCCTTGGTGTCATGTCCCTCCAGAACAGGCGCTCCATTTACTTCGTCCGCGGCCATTTTGCAGTTGCAGACAAAGCTTTTCGGATGGATTGGGCTGTCTGCGTGTCATTCTGTAAGATATCAGCCGGAGACGAGCGTTATAAACGGTCATTCTGCCGTATACTGATAGCATCTGAAGGTCCATCACGCAATCTATGGCTTTGAATAGGTCAGTACGGATTCAAACGCTGTCACTACCGACAAGGATAGATATCTATATGCAGACTGAAAATAACCGAGATAAGAAGAATCCACCTGCCTCAAGAGGCAAAGATGATGGTCGCATTCAGGTGGGTTCAAGACCACAAGTGAGTGCAAGCCCCGGCCAAAAGCCCAACAGAACCTGTCAAGGACTGCAGTCACACTCGGTAGTATGGTCTAGTTTACATCACGCAAAGGATATAAGATTGACGTTATAGAAGACGAGTCAAATCATCCAAGACGTGCGGGGACTTCAAAAGTGTCAATTGAATGCGGATCTCTGTTGTGGAGACTCCCACGGTATTGACTTGATTCATGCAGATCGTGCACCCAACAAGGCTAATGGCGCATGAGTTAGAGTTGTCCTGCAATAGTAATAGACGATGGTGCTATCATACGCCAATCGCCATTGTTGTGGTCGCCGCTGTCTAGGCTTCATCGAGTCTCTGCGCGAGTTCGGCGATTCCTCGTCTCGTTCGAAACGTTGTGATGAGATTAACCAGGATGAGCAAGGCATTTTGCCAGCCAACACACATTGGAAGCAGCAATCCGAGATACGGGCTGATCAAAATCCCCAACTTTAAAATAAAGAGGCCAAAATCTCGCTTTGTCTTCTCTCTGTGGAGTTTGACGTTGTATTCGCGTTGCGCGACTCACCAACGCAATCACGTCATGCTTGGCCAcgaacagcaacaacagtcCGACAGGTTCTTGCTTATCAGCATTGCAATTTGATTTGAAGGTCTGCCAGAATGATTGACTATACGCAGTCATAGTACCCATGAAGCGATAAGTTGGTTCTGTTTCGGCAGGGCAGGTAACCAATCCGGAAGCAAGTAGCACTCGTCATGTCCGTCCCGTCCTCGAGCGTTCCAAACGGCCTGATCTCTGGATACGCTGACCTCTATCTACCCCGCGTGGAGGAAGTCTATTGTCGAATTGCATGATAGTTACGATATGTCAGAGCATTCCCCGCAGTGATTGCGTGAACAAAAGATCGGGTATTCGGCAAGGGAGTCCATATGGGTATATCTGGAGAAGTATCTCAGCTTGTATGACTTGTTCTAAGCAGAGTGCAATCGTGTCAAGAATACCTCAAAATGGCCCCTTCACTGGTTGAAAACGTTGCTCTTCGCACTGCCCCGGTCACCAAGCTCAAGACCGACGCAGGATTCAACAAGGAGAATGTGCTCGGCTATGGCGAGGCCTATAGCCATGAAAACGAGGTGAAAGGCACAGAGAAGCAGCCTCCTGCTTCGTTCCCTCACTATCTTCCCGTGTGGGACAACGAAACGGAGAGGTAAGCGGACGTTATACTTCAACTTCTAAACTCAGGTCATATCCGCTGATACCATTAGATATCCCCCACTGACGCCGTTTGAGCACTATGACCATGGCAAAGACGCCGATCCCTCCTTTCCTGACCTTCTGCCTCCGGGTAAAGTCCAGGTGGACAACCTCACGCCAACCATTGGCAGTGAAGTTCGTGGCGTCCAGTTGAGCCAGTTGACGAAAGAAGGAAAGGACCAACTGGCCCTCTACGTCGCTCAAAGAAAAGTCGTCGGTACGTTATAGACTCCAGCCTCGTCGATCATCTGCTGACGGTGTCCCCAGCCTTCCGTGACCAGGATTTTGCCCATCTCCCCATTGAAAAAGCCCTGGAGTTTGGTGGCTACTTCGGCCGACACCATATCCATCAAACCTCCGGAGCTCCCAGAGGCTATCCGGAGATCCACCTCGTGCATCGCGGTGCGGACGACCGGAGTGGTGCCGAGTTTCTGGCTACGCGGACAAATACCGTGACCTGGCACTCGGACGTAACCTTCGAGAAGCAGCCGCCCGGGACGACCTTCCTGTATCTTCTGGATGGCCCGACCAGTGGAGGTGACACTCTCTTTGCAGACATGGTGCAGGCATACAAACGGTTGTCGCCTGAGTTCCGCAAACGGCTGCATGGTCTGAAGGCAGTGCACTCTGGTATCGAGCAGATCAATGCTAGTTTGAACCGAGGGGGAATTGCACGCCGGGAGGGGATCACATCGGAGCATCCGATTGTTAGGACGCATCCTGTAAGTTGGCCAAACTTCAGCAGGCTGGTGATAGTGATTGATATCGTTTAGGTTACTGGAGAGAAAGCCCTGTTTGTCAATCCACAATGTGAGTATTCTCTTCACCAAAGACAGGGTCTCTTCTAACTGGGCAGTTACTCGTTACATTGTGGGatacaagaaagaagagtcGGACATGCTTCTCAAGTTCTTGTATGATCATATCGCGCTCTCGCAGGATCTGCAGACTCGTGTCCGATGGCTTCCTGGAACAGTAGTCGTTTGGGATGTGAGTATACTGATCTTGCGGTCTGGAAAGTACTAACGACAGTAGAACCGTGTCGTCGCACACTCGGCTCTCTTCGACTGGGAAGATGGCCAGAGGCGTCATCTGGCAAGGATCACTCCTCAGGCAGAGCCACCTTTTGAGACGCCATTTGAGGGTGATCAATAGACGAACTCCAACGAATTGCTCACTTTTATCGAGTGACTTAGAGATAACAATGATCATTAAACATCCATTCATCACTGACCTACTTGGAGTATCCTATGGAATGAGGCGACCACGTAGTTCCTGTCATAGCCATGTAGTCACATGTCCATGCACCTCGTATATCTCACTCCGTTTCAGCAGTCCATCCGCTTCAATATGACCGTTTCCCCCTTGGTCGTCCGATGGCCCGGCGAGGTACCTGCCGGAAATCAAGTCAGTCTCTTCCAAGTAACAGCCGGGCACGAACAACAAACTTACTCAATTCTTCCCAGCAAGACCCTTAGTCTTACCCTTACCCTTACACTTACTCTTCGCACAAAAGCCAAAGATCCCCTTCTTAGAGCCACACTCTTTTGCAGAACCAGACTCGGAGATACAACGGTTCTTAAACCCATTCTCACGATTCCGGCCCGTCGCACCGAGGGAAAAGTCCTGTTCCTCAGGCGTCAGGATAGATATATCCTCGACATGCTGCCAAGCGAGaccctcctcgtcgtcacttTCCATGAACGCGCCGCCTTCGATGAAGTCTCTCTGACCGGTGCTGTCGAGACAAAGACAGGCACATTGGCTTCCCCAGGGTCCGGGAGTGTTGTTATTGTTATTCCTAGAGGGCATGATGAGGTTGGTAGGTCGGTTTGTTTCGAGGGAGCTTTGGATGTTAAGATTTCATTTAGTAGGTTTGGGGGGAGGCAAGGCTGACTTACAGGCAAGTAGATAGCAAAGCTTTGATCTGACTTGGACTAGAGGAGAGTAGATGGAAGTGTAGTGATGGTTATGAGTTTGAGAGGTGGGATCTCGCGAGATTTTATACGCGAGGTAGAAACAGGGGCAGTGAACATTAACCAACCTCACGCTCGCTAAACAGAGGTGAATCCCATTCACTCTACTAATGGGAATTACATAGGAACAACCATATTCACATTCTCTCAGACCGATGCAAAGCCCCAACCTTCCACTCCCGAAATGCCCTTGCAGAAGCCGGCAGCATCTCATTCCTGGCCTCCAGATCCCGCTCAACAGCCTCGTACACATACTCAGGAAGCCTCACCTCCTCCAACGACAGCGACGAACCCCGAGCAGGGTTCAGAATGGTATCTACGTCCCCGACTTCCTGGAAGAGGACCTTCATCGCTCGCTGCGAGGAGATGGTATGTTCTGCGCTGGAGCTGGAGTACCGAAAGTCGGGGTTGAAGACCCATAGCTTCATGCCGTTAGCTTACTTCGGATACAAAATGTGTGAGGGAAGGGGGGCGTACTAAGAGTCCATTTGGCCTGCCACAGTGGATAACGAAGCGACGGGCGCTTTGCCGCTCAATGAGCTCGAGGAGTTGGGCCGCGACGATGGTCTCGATGGGGTGGGTCTCCCATGTTGTTGGGTCATGGATGCTGGCGGATAGGCTTGTCTTGAAAAGTCGCCAGCCCTGAGCTACGGCGTCTTCGATACCGATCGAGGCGTTGCAATTTGCGCAGTTCAAGGatatttctttcttctggGCGGACTCTTCAGGTGTAGGTTGTTGTACCTATGGTAAAAGTCGGAATCAGCGACCTGATACGTGGCAATGCGCAGCAGAGATGACAATTGTATTCAGAATACAAACGCTATCTAACCTACGGATAGTTATGCCATACCCTACAGCTTGTATGTACCTTGCCTAATCGCGTCGATCCCATACCTCTGGGAAGTCCCATGGACCGAAATCAACGAAGAAACGAGCCAGGCAGCCTTAACCTCAGAGCATCAGACGGGCCACCGTGAGCCACAACGGCAAATGGCCTAAGCAGATGAAGCGCGAAATCCATCTCATAAGGAGGATAACTGCACCCCAAAGGCAAGGCCAGCTTGCCATCGCGACTACACATCAGTCCGTCCCACTCCGGGGAGCTTGAATCAATATAGGGCAATTGTATCGAAGGCCCGTCCATGGAACCGAAAAaggcctccttctttttgcccgagaaaggaaaagggaaaagaagcagaCCAAAGCGCAGACAAGCCTTACCTTCTTTAATCCCCCGCAATCCGCCTCCGACACCAGAAACGTCGCCACATCCACGAGGACCGTCCCGGCCGTCGCCACCACCTGATTCGCCGCGCCGTATCCCTTCGTCTGAGCATTGGGGTCTTCCACATGGCGGTGGCCCTCGGGAGGGTCCGGTTTATGACAATGCCAGAAATCCATCATCTCGGCCCAGTTCCCGCTCGGCAGGTCCTTCCACGTCCAACCTGCTGGACTGGTATCCCCAGACCCATCGGCGCATCGAGGATTATTCAGAATGACATTCTCGCACCCGCTACAACGCAGTCTCGTCGACGGAGACATATCTGCCGCGGTCCAGGGAACGAAGTCATCGATGAGCGGATCCTTGGACGGAAGTGAATCGTCCGGCTCATCAATCTGCATTCGGAAGGAGAATTCACGTCGCCTGACTCCCGAGTCATTATCCGCTGTAGCTGCATCGCCCTGTCTACTGGTGGCTAGAACGCGCCGCGAGGCTTCATTAACCCGCGCGGGTAGCTTGATAGTATCTGCCACATGGTCGAAGGGGGCCGGTAAAGATACCGAGACAGATCGACGGGATTCTGAGAGGGTTATCAGGGGCTGGATGTTCTGGCTACCTAGATTGGCCGGTATTGAGATATAAAATGTGATGTGACGGATGTTCGGGAGGAGTTCGGCGTGAAGATACAAGGACGCGTCGACATCTGTCTCGGACTTCTCTGGGGAACTAGGCATGACAGATTGTAATCCTCACATATCAGGAGTACGAACTGTCAGGGCAAGTGTCGAGACTGAGATAGAGCAAATGCGCAAGAAAGGGTAACATTATTTCAAAAGGCGACTGTGGTTGTGATAATGGAATTGATTGCAAACATTTCAAACAAAGGTCGGTtaatatcacgtgatatatTATATTCATATATTCCCTCTTTGGATCACGTGACGAGGCATTGCTAAGGGGAAGAAATATAGGGGCGTTACCATCATCAATATGAGTGGTTCCATAACCCACTAAACCACTAAATTAAGCATTTCAGATCGTCGTCGACAGAGAATTACCCGGCTTGGAGTTCATAGTAATACAAACGCTGAAGAAAACCAAACACTGACACAGCCCCTTACACAAACCCTCCCCAACCGTCGAACTCCTCGGCAAATTTCACAGCTGCCTTTAGATAAAGCCCATCCGAGTCTCCCCATGTTGCTGCAG contains the following coding sequences:
- a CDS encoding TauD/TfdA dioxygenase family protein, coding for MAPSLVENVALRTAPVTKLKTDAGFNKENVLGYGEAYSHENEVKGTEKQPPASFPHYLPVWDNETERYPPLTPFEHYDHGKDADPSFPDLLPPGKVQVDNLTPTIGSEVRGVQLSQLTKEGKDQLALYVAQRKVVAFRDQDFAHLPIEKALEFGGYFGRHHIHQTSGAPRGYPEIHLVHRGADDRSGAEFLATRTNTVTWHSDVTFEKQPPGTTFLYLLDGPTSGGDTLFADMVQAYKRLSPEFRKRLHGLKAVHSGIEQINASLNRGGIARREGITSEHPIVRTHPVTGEKALFVNPQFTRYIVGYKKEESDMLLKFLYDHIALSQDLQTRVRWLPGTVVVWDNRVVAHSALFDWEDGQRRHLARITPQAEPPFETPFEGDQ
- a CDS encoding putative transporter — translated: MAADEVNGAPVLEGHDTKAFPKSVAAEASTSSLSSDEPRRYKNADSAFDTSEDPRYYKPIPTYEGIHRWDPDFEWTEEEEKRLIRKIDLRVCTFACVTFFALQLDRGNVVQALSDNMLGDLGMNTNDYNTGQTIFFLCFLFAELPSQLISKALGPDRWIPIQMVCWSLIAAFQSLIKGKSAYFACRALLGLFEGGFIPDTILFLSFWYKSKELPIRLSYFWVSYEATAIVGAFLAFGFLHIRDSDGKGGWRYLFAFEGLITGIIGIIAAFWMPASPTQTKGGFRGKNGWFNEHEEKILVNRVLRDDPSKGGMHNRQAITPKMLWQALGDYDMWIIYLLGLTWLIPNTPATSYITLQLKSLGFKTFETNLLTIPAYAIFIANLLFWTWISERFNVRFLLGVVAEVWCLVLLIALEVLPAEASPWARWVILILLLGAPYIHAIIVAMTSRNAGTVRTRTVASALYNMMVQTSNIIANNIYRENDKPYYRTGNKVLIALAVYSLVLFVVARFYYEWRNKTKAQKWNAMSSAEREEYLSANKDLGNKRLDFRFVY
- a CDS encoding HECT-type E3 ubiquitin transferase; translated protein: MPSSPEKSETDVDASLYLHAELLPNIRHITFYISIPANLGSQNIQPLITLSESRRSVSVSLPAPFDHVADTIKLPARVNEASRRVLATSRQGDAATADNDSGVRRREFSFRMQIDEPDDSLPSKDPLIDDFVPWTAADMSPSTRLRCSGCENVILNNPRCADGSGDTSPAGWTWKDLPSGNWAEMMDFWHCHKPDPPEGHRHVEDPNAQTKGYGAANQVVATAGTVLVDVATFLVSEADCGGLKKVQQPTPEESAQKKEISLNCANCNASIGIEDAVAQGWRLFKTSLSASIHDPTTWETHPIETIVAAQLLELIERQSARRFVIHCGRPNGLLLWVFNPDFRYSSSSAEHTISSQRAMKVLFQEVGDVDTILNPARGSSLSLEEVRLPEYVYEAVERDLEARNEMLPASARAFREWKVGALHRSERM